The Quercus robur chromosome 7, dhQueRobu3.1, whole genome shotgun sequence genome has a segment encoding these proteins:
- the LOC126693138 gene encoding probable arabinosyltransferase ARAD1: MAERSVSSLGIVSRNFLFCLFVTTSVLFILSWFFVLRSTSRPSFVDHSLLPNSKPFATGGDNGDSATRSENEVEPSIGNRSILVDNDEEEESPRENAKSDVKCNTKDSVALDQQKENKLVLKVFMYDLSPEFHFGLLDWKARGNSVWPDIRTKIPDYPGGLNLQHSIEYWLTLDLLASELPNPPNACSAIRVRNISEADIIFVPFFSSLCYNRYSRTDPHQKKTKNKLLQEKLVKFLTAQKEWKRSGGRDHLIVAHHPNSLLDARTKLWPATFILSDFGRYPPNIANVEKDVIAPYKHVIGSYVDDSSDFDSRPTLLYFQGAIYRKDGGFVRQELYYLLKDEKDVHFAFGSVQKDGIKKATQGMHSSKFCLNIAGDTPSSNRLFDAIASHCVPVIISDEIELPYEDVLDYSQFCIFVRAGDALKEKFLMNLIQSIKKDEWTRMWQKLKEVENFYEFQYPSKEGDAVQMIWQAVARKVPAIRLKLHKSSRFSRSLVHSERGLNSIPSPNNFW, translated from the exons ATGGCTGAGAGAAGTGTCTCATCCCTTGGGATTGTTTCTAGGAACTTTCTGTTTTGTTTGTTCGTTACAACATCAGTCTTGTTCATATTATCTTGGTTCTTTGTGTTGCGTTCAACCAGTCGTCCTAGCTTCGTCGATCATAGTTTGTTACCCAATTCTAAGCCTTTTGCTACGGGTGGTGACAATGGGGATTCTGCAACCCGTAGTGAAAACGAGGTGGAACCCTCGATTGGAAATAGATCAATCCTTGTGGacaatgatgaagaagaagaatcaccCCGAGAGAATGCAAAATCTGATGTGAAATGCAATACCAAAGATAGTGTAGCTCTAGATCagcagaaagaaaataaactagTTCTTAAGGTTTTTATGTATGATCTATCCCCTGAATTTCATTTTGGACTCTTAGATTGGAAGGCACGAGGTAATAGTGTTTGGCCTGATATTCGAACTAAGATACCTGATTATCCTGGTGGGTTGAACTTGCAACACAGTATAGAATATTGGCTTACATTGGATCTCCTTGCTTCTGAACTTCCAAACCCTCCAAATGCCTGTAGTGCAATAAGAGTCCGCAACATTAGTGAAGCTGACATTATATTTGTACCATTCTTTTCTTCCTTATGCTATAACCGGTATTCCAGAACCGACCCACACCAAAAGAAGACCAAAAATAAGTTGCTTCAAGAGAAGTTGGTGAAGTTTTTAACAGCTCAGAAGGAATGGAAAAGGTCAGGAGGACGTGACCACTTAATTGTGGCCCATCAtccaaatagccttttagaTGCAAGGACGAAGCTTTGGCCTGCAACATTTATACTTTCAGACTTTGGAAGGTATCCTCCAAACATAGCAAATGTTGAGAAAGACGTGATTGCTCCTTACAAACATGTAATCGGATCGTATGTTGATGACTCATCTGATTTTGATAGCCGTCCAACTTTGCTGTACTTCCAAggagcaatatatagaaaagat GGAGGCTTTGTTCGGCAAGAGTTATATTATCTTTTGAAAGATGAGAAAGATGTGCATTTTGCATTTGGAAGTGTTCAAAAAGATGGAATTAAGAAAGCTACCCAGGGAATGCACTCTTCAAAATTCTGTCTCAATATAGCAGGTGATACCCCCTCATCAAACCGCCTCTTCGATGCCATTGCTAGCCATTGTGTACCTGTCATCATCAGTGATGAGATAGAGCTCCCATATGAGGATGTCCTTGACTATTCTCAGTTCTGCATATTTGTTCGGGCAGGGGATGCTCTCAAAGAAAAATTCCTCATGAATCTCATCCAGAGTATTAAGAAGGATGAGTGGACAAGAATGTGGCAGAAGTTGAAAGAGGTTGAAAATTTCTATGAGTTTCAGTACCCATCGAAGGAGGGTGATGCAGTGCAAATGATATGGCAGGCCGTTGCCCGTAAGGTTCCTGCTATTAGATTGAAGCTACACAAGTCTAGTCGATTCTCTCGTTCTCTTGTCCACTCTGAGAGGGGGTTAAACTCGATACCATCACCAAATAATTTTTGGTGA